From the genome of Longimicrobium sp.:
CCCCAAGCGCTTCACGCCACCGGGCCTCGCCCTTGGCGACCTGCCGCTCATCGACGCCGTCCTGCTTTCACACGACCACTACGATCACCTCGACGAGTCGACCGTCGGCGAGCTCCACGCGACGTACGGCGATGCGCTGACGTGGATCGCGCCGCTGGGGCACGCGACGTGGCTCGCCGCGCGCGGCATCACCCGCAACGTGCACGACGTGGACTGGTGGGATACGGTGGAATTGCCCGCGGACGGCGGGCCGCTGGCCATCACCTGCGCGCCGGCCCAGCACTGGACGCGGCGCGGGCTGCGCGAGTTCAACGACCGGCTGTGGGGATCATTCGCGCTGCGGACTGCGGCGGGGCGCGGCGTCTACTTTGGAGGAGACAGCGGGTATTTTCGCGGATACGGCGAGATCGGCCGGCGGCTGGGCCCGTTCGACGTCGTGATGATGCCCATCGGCGCGTACGATCCACGGTGGTTCATGGCGCCGGCGCACATGAACCCCGAAGAGGCGGTGCGCGCCTACCGCGACCTGGGGGGGCGCGGCGCGTTCGTTCCCATGCACTGGGGCACCTTCCGCCTGACGGACGAGGACCCGCTGGAGCCGCCCCTCCGCGCTCGGAAAGCGTGGGAAGACGCGGGGCTGCCGCCGGGGGACCTGCACGTCCTGCCCCACGGCGGCACCCTCGTCCTCTGACCGTGGCTCAGGGCGTGCGGCCGGTGTCGCCCTGCGTGGGCACCGGGCCCGTGGCGCCGCTCTGCACCGGCTCGCCGAGCGCGTTGGGCACCTGCGTGGTGGAATCCGACGCGGTGGGCGACGTGCCGGGGCCGGAGGGCGCCGCCGGGTTCACGGTGCCCGCGGGCGGAAGGACACCCGGGACGGCGGTGCCCTCGGCGGCCGAATCGGCGGTGTTGGCGCTCTGGTTGGCCTCGTCGGGCGCGTTGTGCTCGCCCGCGCCGTCGCAGGCGGCCAGGGCGAGGGCGGTTAGCAGGCAGGCGGGCAGGTGGCGTAGCCTGGACATCGGCATCTCGGGATTCGGGTTGCGTGCTTCGGGTTGACGTTCCGCGCCGCCGTCTCGCATCCGCCGTACCACGCGCCGGTCAGGCCGTGGCGCCCCCGCAGCTGGAGCCCGCGCCCGCGGTGCATCCGAAGCAGTGCGGCCCCAGCACAATGTCGCGCCGGCTCAGCGCGTCCAGGTCGAAGTCGAAGATGGTCCGCGGCCCGCGCGGGTCTACCGGCAGCCCCAGCATCTGGTTGAAGTCGCAGTCGTACAGCACGCCGTCCCATCCCACCGAAAGCGTGTTGCGGCACATCACTCCCGCGGCGGCGGCGGGGTTGAAGGCCGTCACCAGCCGCTCCATGTACTCGTTCAGCCGGCCGCTCTCCGCCAGGAACTCCAGGTAGCGGCTGATGGGCATGTTGGTGATGGTGTACAGCTGGTTGAAGCGGATGCCGTACAGCCGCTCCATCTGCCGCTTCCAGTCCGCCTCGAGCGCGCCCTGGTTGCCGGGGAGGAACGTTCCCACGGGATTGGTGACCAGGTCCAGCACCAGCCCCGATCCCTCGCGTCCGTATCCCAGCTCGTTCAGCCGCCGTAGCGCCTGGATCGACTCGTCGAAAACGCCGTCCCCCCGTTGCGAGTCCGTGCCCTTGGGCCGGTAGTGCGGCAGCGAGGCGACCACGTGCACCCGGTGCTGGGCGAAGAACTCCGGGAGGTACGCGTAGTTGGGGAGCAGCGTGATGGTGAGGTTGCACCGGTCGATGACGTGCTTGCCCGCCGCCGTCGCGCGCTCGACGATCTCCCGCCACCGCTTGTGCAGCTCCGGCGCGCCCCCGGTGATGTCGACCGTGGGGATGCCGGTGGATTCGATCACCTGGATGCACCGGTCCACGACGTCGTCGGGCATCATCTCGGTGCGGTCCGGACCGGCATCCACGTGGCAGTGGCGGCACGTCTGGTTGCACTTGCGTCCCACGTTGATCTGCAGGATGTCGATCGTCGTGGGGCGCAGCGGAAGCAACCCGGCCCCGGCGAGCGCCGACTCGAAGCTCTGCGCCACGGGCACGGCGTGCAGCAGCGAGCGCTGCTCGCGCGTGGACGCCAGGCCGGAGCGGCGCTTCTGCAGGGTCGGGAGAACGCGGGACATAGGGGCAGTGCGTAAGTGCATGAGTGCGGTGGTGCGAAAGTACCGAGGGCCAAGTGCCAAGTGCCTGGTAAACGACCTTGGCCCTCGGTACTCGGCACCCGGTACTTTCCCTCTACATGCCGAGTTCGTCGGCGCGGTTGCGCATCTGGATGCCGTGCACCAGGGATGCGCCGCCGCGGATGGCTGCCGCTACGTGCACGGCCTCGGTCATCTGCTCGGTGTCGGCGCCCTTCTGAAGGCAGTCCGAGGAGTACGCGTCGATGCAGTATGGGCACTGCACCGCGTGCGCCACGGCCAGGGCGATCAGCGACTTCTCGCGCTCGCTGAGGGCCCCCTCGGCGAAGACAGCGTTGTACCAGGCGAAGAACTTCTCGGCCAGGTGCGGCGCATCCTTGCCCATCTCGCCGAAGCGGGGCAGGTCGTGCGCGTTGTAGTAGTGCGCGTGGGTTCCAGATTCCATCGATCGGTTTGTTGAGGTGCCGCGCGCCGTAGCTTGGGCGCACCTTGTACAGTAACGGCACGCCGCCATTTGGCGCCACCCGGGCTGCTCCCCCCGCCCCCTCCCGCACGGAGCTGCTGTGCGGAGAGGGGGAGGAACTTCGATCCTGATCCGATCGGGTGCTGCGAATGCCGCAGCGCCCCCCATCCCCAGCCCTTCCCCCGCAAACTGCGCGGGGGAAGGGAGCTAGCCCGGCGCGTCTGCCTGATCCGGGGTTCGGGCTGGGCTCGAGTAGC
Proteins encoded in this window:
- a CDS encoding MBL fold metallo-hydrolase, yielding MTEIFRARPAHHGPDGRFRIPWPLEVADARAGGGVLRWQWERMWSKQAPNPSPSDLPRATPDIARPRAVADEIRITWIGHASFLLQLGGLNLLTDPHFSERASPLSWMGPKRFTPPGLALGDLPLIDAVLLSHDHYDHLDESTVGELHATYGDALTWIAPLGHATWLAARGITRNVHDVDWWDTVELPADGGPLAITCAPAQHWTRRGLREFNDRLWGSFALRTAAGRGVYFGGDSGYFRGYGEIGRRLGPFDVVMMPIGAYDPRWFMAPAHMNPEEAVRAYRDLGGRGAFVPMHWGTFRLTDEDPLEPPLRARKAWEDAGLPPGDLHVLPHGGTLVL
- the arsS gene encoding arsenosugar biosynthesis radical SAM (seleno)protein ArsS (Some members of this family are selenoproteins.), whose translation is MSRVLPTLQKRRSGLASTREQRSLLHAVPVAQSFESALAGAGLLPLRPTTIDILQINVGRKCNQTCRHCHVDAGPDRTEMMPDDVVDRCIQVIESTGIPTVDITGGAPELHKRWREIVERATAAGKHVIDRCNLTITLLPNYAYLPEFFAQHRVHVVASLPHYRPKGTDSQRGDGVFDESIQALRRLNELGYGREGSGLVLDLVTNPVGTFLPGNQGALEADWKRQMERLYGIRFNQLYTITNMPISRYLEFLAESGRLNEYMERLVTAFNPAAAAGVMCRNTLSVGWDGVLYDCDFNQMLGLPVDPRGPRTIFDFDLDALSRRDIVLGPHCFGCTAGAGSSCGGATA
- a CDS encoding arsenosugar biosynthesis-associated peroxidase-like protein; its protein translation is MESGTHAHYYNAHDLPRFGEMGKDAPHLAEKFFAWYNAVFAEGALSEREKSLIALAVAHAVQCPYCIDAYSSDCLQKGADTEQMTEAVHVAAAIRGGASLVHGIQMRNRADELGM